From a region of the Ascochyta rabiei chromosome 22, complete sequence genome:
- a CDS encoding 1-phosphatidylinositol 4-kinase produces MSWNLLERFLESDHFNTDPSLAVAYLARYADHVGIHYVLCSKLRTFAYEELEFFLPQLCHLLISIDNESMALEEFIIDLCEESVNGALLTFWLFQTYLHDLAYAPTSIAFKTCRRIYNRVQRIVFGSAEPQRREKIKENILPVTVLSSLVLASIAAPFLPAHAGPLAIAQARKPRPVDDMISDNVQTGKVGRSNTVAAGSPRPRHRRPGQGHSDPEDGRTTKPHAHAHAHVPAPAPRPREPRDPKDLRRHAARPPHAARGFSAQHRPSLLHLDADARLSSSSLPDFRNASASPLPTPPATAGLAPRPDHHPARKHAAHQPRPLTPTALSRTQKVRLLRSNYFRNETQFLSALEDISSRLVVVPKPARLSALRAELALIAQDLPAEVDIPLLSPPTLKDGIPSQSQHHRIVRINPAEATSLNSAEKVPYLLMVEVLKEDFDFDPDSEQNMQLLEKLMLEKGTSRRRLFDITNAERLALDRTPPNGSDSVFEPANGDLGSTALIKDIDDDDIASGLARAALSSAAGIAKATAPRSSSGANTLSSMATLSTPRTSDMELSRSSSPAPTRKATLPTNRNQGPDQPDFTALATHMRTAAQMLAQLEASGSKRPKTEVAAIKAKIIASMQTLEEQNFTADDQGPTFDTIMAESDPAAILAEPEDLEEGMAVATNTGAGAARMENDLKTGGMRRKGDRDDPSAATFGEEWSAKRERIRRSSPYGYMPNWDLISVIVKTGDDLRQEAFACQLIQVCTKIWEEAHIPVWTKRMRILVTGESCGLIETITNGVSLHSLKRSLTLASIAAGTNPRKRISTLKDHWLKTFGEPDSEPYMAGVGCFTRSLAAYSMISYVLQLKDRHNGNLLIDNMGHIIHIDFGFMLSNSPGSMGFEAAPFKLTQDYVDVLGGVTSAAFDEFKTLCKKAFQALRREAERLIMLVDLMSKQSKMPCFAAGAASVTNSLRARLMLHLSKEEAEGFVEELIAKSVGSYYTRLYDTFQYRTQGIY; encoded by the exons ATGAGTTGGAATCTGCTTGAGCGCTTCCTCGAGTCGGACCACTTCAACACCGACCCCTCGCTGGCCGTGGCCTACCTGGC TCGGTATGCAGACCATGTCGGAATCCACTACGTGCTCTGCTCCAAGCTGCGCACCTTTGCCTACGAAGAGCTCGAGTTCTTCCTCCCGCA GCTATGCCACCTGCTCATCAGCATCGACAACGAGTCGATGGCGCTCGAGGAGTTCATCATCGACCTGTGTGAGGAGTCGGTCAACGGCGCGCTCCTG ACCTTCTGGCTGTTCCAGACCTACCTCCACGACCTCGCCTACGCCCCGACCTCGATCGCGTTCAAGACATGTCGCCGCATCTACAACCGCGTCCAGCGCATCGTCTTTGGCTCCGCCGAGCCCCAGCGCCGCGAGAAGATCAAGGAGAACATCCTGCCCGTCACCGTCCTGTCCAGCCTGGTGCTCGCCAGCATCGCCGCCCCCTTCCTGCCCGCCCACGCCGGCCCGCTGGCCATCGCCCAGGCCCGCAAGCCCCGCCCCGTCGACGACATGATCTCGGACAACGTCCAGACCGGCAAGGTCGGGAGGAGCAACACCGTCGCCGCCGGCTCGCCGCGCCCACGCCACCGACGCCCCGGACAGGGCCACTCTGACCCCGAGGACGGCCGCACCACCAAgccccacgcccacgcccacgcccacgtgCCCGCGCCCGCGCCGCGCCCGAGGGAGCCCCGCGACCCCAAGGACCTGCGACGCCACGCTGCTCGGCCGCCCCACGCTGCCCGCGGCTTCTCGGCCCAGCATCGACCCTCGCTGCTGCACCTCGACGCCGATGCCCGCCTCAGCTCCTCCTCCCTGCCCGACTTCCGCAACGCCAGCGCCTCCCCGCTGCCCACACCGCCCGCTACCGCCGGCCTGGCGCCCCGGCCTGACCACCACCCGGCTCGCAAGCACGCCGCCCACCAGCCCAGACCGCTCACCCCGACAGCCCTCTCCCGCACGCAAAAGGTCCGGCTGCTGAGGTCCAACTACTTCCGCAACGAGACCCAGTTTCTGAGTGCGCTCGAAGACATCTCCAGTCGTCTGGTCGTCGTGCCCAAGCCAGCACGTCTGAGCGCCCTACGCGCCGAACTTGCGCTGATTGCACAGGACTTGCCGGCCGAAGTCGACATCCCGCTGCTCTCTCCGCCCACCCTGAAGGATGGGATCCCGTCCCAGAGCCAACATCACCGAATCGTGCGCATCAACCCTGCCGAAGCCACGAGCCTCAACAGCGCGGAGAAGGTCCCCTACCTGCTGATGGTGGAGGTCCTGAAGGAGGACTTTGACTTTGACCCGGACTCGGAGCAGAACATGCAGCTGTTGGAAAAACTCATGCTGGAAAAGGGCACGTCGAGAAGGCGTCTGTTCGATATCACAAACGCAGAGCGTTTGGCGCTGGACAGGACACCGCCGAATGGATCAGATAGCGTCTTCGAGCCGGCCAACGGCGACCTGGGCAGCACCGCGCTGATCAAGGACATTGACGATGACGACATCGCTTCTGGATTAGCAAGAGCTGCCTTGTCATCGGCCGCCGGCATCGCCAAAGCAACAGCGCCCAGGTCTTCGAGCGGGGCGAACACGTTGTCTTCCATGGCGACCTTGTCCACCCCACGGACCTCTGACATGGAGCTCAGCCGGTCGAGTAGTCCTGCTCCGACAAGAAAAGCAACCCTCCCGACGAACAGGAACCAAGGGCCCGACCAGCCCGACTTCACAGCGCTCGCTACGCATATGCGGACAGCAGCCCAGATGCTCGCACAACTGGAGGCAAGCGGATCGAAACGACCAAAGACGGAAGTGGCAGCCATCAAGGCGAAGATCATTGCAAGCATGCAAACTCTGGAGGAGCAGAACTTCACGGCAGACGACCAGGGGCCTACCTTCGACACCATCATGGCAGAATCAGATCCAGCCGCCATCCTGGCGGAGCCAGAAGATCTCGAAGAGGGCATGGCCGTGGCCACCAACACAGGCGCCGGTGCAGCACGCATGGAAAACGACCTGAAGACCGGCGGTATGCGCCGTAAAGGCGACCGAGATGATCCCAGCGCTGCCACCTTTGGCGAAGAATGGAGCGCCAAACGCGAGCGCATCCGCCGCTCCTCCCCTTATGGTTACATGCCCAATTGGGACCTCATATCCGTCATTGTCAAAACGGGCGACGACCTCCGCCAAGAAGCCTTTGCTTGCCAGCTCATCCAAGTCTGCACCAAGATCTGGGAAGAAGCCCACATCCCCGTCTGGACAAAGCGAATGCGCATTCTCGTCACCGGCGAATCCTGCGGCCTCATCGAAACCATCACCAACGGTGTCTCCCTTCACTCTCTGAAACGCAGCTTGACCCTGGCCAGCATTGCAGCAGGCACAAACCCACGGAAACGCATATCTACGCTCAAAGACCACTGGCTCAAGACGTTCGGCGAACCAGACTCGGAACCGTACATGGCGGGGGTAGGGTGCTTCACCCGCTCGCTCGCCGCGTACAGCATGATATCCTACGTTTTGCAGCTCAAAGATCGCCACAACGGCAATCTCCTGATCGACAACATGGGTCACATCATCCACATCGACTTCGGCTTCATGCTGTCCAACTCTCCCGGGTCCATGGGCTTCGAAGCCGCGCCGTTCAAACTCACCCAGGACTACGTGGACGTGCTGGGAGGCGTTACAAGCGCGGCGTTTGACGAGTTCAAGACGCTGTGCAAGAAGGCGTTTCAGGCGCTCAGGCGGGAGGCGGAGAGGCTGATCATGTTGGTAGACCTCATGAGCAAACAGAGCAAAATGCCGTGTTTTGCGGCAGGAGCAGCGAGCGTGACCAACAGTCTGAGGGCGAGACTCATGCTGCACCTCAGCAAGGAAGAAGCCGAAGGATTCGTGGAGGAGCTGATTGCTAAGAGCGTGGGGAGTTACTATACCCGGCT TTACGACACCTTCCAGTACCGCACGCAGGGCATCTATTGA